In Amaranthus tricolor cultivar Red isolate AtriRed21 chromosome 3, ASM2621246v1, whole genome shotgun sequence, a single window of DNA contains:
- the LOC130808201 gene encoding uncharacterized protein LOC130808201 — protein sequence MVHLATEFSICASLIIVVCTLVCLAECGKCPQDGVRKPFSYGAFHSVRVDYNGLQNSYSSHLSSDYESRHEKADPFNNNAPLTSELVHFPSVFYGFQSEEQCSSAGNLNLHRSDLGGALPKQLVELDGNVSWSSDDFLFGLPDEQTVTCSLNFRKFDDEDLSPSVNIAQQVFLSSCRGHLSSIKETSFSYQNIVMHMAPSSDSSSPCLDIRPGKLNWELNYLYHSSVASLRLEYTCNESVLMVYDLFSTDSQFYPLNFGEIVLDPGEVTTLFIAYLPNRLGLSSAQLVLQTSVGGFLIEAKGFSVESPHRLSPLLGLDSASDGWLSRDLSLSNPYDEVIVLEEVSALISIFASSVSLAIESICRKQKPNDSNKHGFSNVDRKLSEIMNVAVRPLGSWLISPQKTQKIFEMTFSPDSNDKVNGKICMELFRESDGKKDILVIPFEAEHNKSAIWKGTTSRLSVYLDTVGSCEARETTISVSIRNRASDLVKIVKIDEITDGEKLLQIKYLEGLLLFPGTITQSALVTYETSNVKCKSFVEMPDVSKNCRLELLVNDSINPLLEIPCRDIFGICPSHKRESVARTLDIVDPSNGTGCMTSTEQSLTVTKALGGVEADDFVHEGRKALSTKSGLYLLHNHELLFPLVPIGNYYAKSVIVRNPSQQPVIVQLILHSGEDIDNCETYYGGHQQSFSPSSSCCTDTTRVGRYGFSLADITVTEAFLHPHGTASLGPILFHPSNRCEWKSSAFIRSNLSGIELLSLRGFGGSLSLVILEGSVPMQRLNFNMNLPFPLNTSYIEDLSSWCRKPLLKKLVAVNTGDFHLKIERIDISGKECGSDGFIVHNCGGFSLEPGESMELELSYQSDFSTPLLQRELELILAFGILIIPMRATLPVHMLNLCRNSIFWSQVKGYSLAFVLPVLIICLLFWFIMLSGSMNNESCQKNEEAIIPCKSGHIEPGIISEHTDQSVDWCNEISPSSNGVKKSDFSPGFPLKSDSVDSSAKCEAAEQPVHLTVKTRKEKKRRSRRKNTLFEVSSSQSGNSTPTSPLSPITTLSPPEICSPSRDKLQPNDSFSPETVASTTVPENQNRESNVTSRIAGSRAMLSPSATFPGTRNAPSRLAISLLARAPGPRIDSPKAVQPEKNSRAEDDRFTYDIWGNHFSGVHLCMPNSSYNISSGNVSYSSSFFIRNPRETLMENSQPPYVSNFGDDG from the exons ATGGTGCATCTAGCTACTGAATTCTCCATATGTGCGAGCTTGATCATTGTTGTTTGTACCCTTGTTTGTTTGGCCGAATGTGGAAAATGTCCTCAGGATGGAGTGCGCAAACCTTTCTCTTATGGTGCCTTTCACTCTGTGAGGGTTGATTATAATGGTTTGCAAAATAGTTACTCGAGCCATCTTAGTTCGGACTATGAGTCAAGACATGAAAAGGCAGATCCTTTCAACAACAATGCTCCTCTTACGTCTGAATTGGTTCATTTTCCTTCTGTGTTTTATGGTTTTCAGTCAGAAGAACAGTGCTCCAGTGCAGGGAACTTAAATTTACATAGGAGTGATTTGGGAGGTGCTTTACCCAAACAATTAGTAGAACTAGATGGTAACGTTAGTTGGTCATCAGATGATTTTCTGTTTGGTTTACCTGATGAACAGACTGTTACATGTTCATTGAACTTCAGAAAGTTTGATGATGAGGATTTATCTCCTAGTGTGAATATTGCTCAGCAGGTATTTCTTTCTTCTTGTAGAGGGCACTTATCTTCAATTAAAGAAACAAGTTTTAGTTATCAGAATATAGTGATGCATATGGCCCCTTCTTCAGATTCCTCATCTCCTTGTTTGGATATACGCCCCGGTAAACTAAATTGGGAACTGAACTATTTATATCATTCCTCTGTAGCTTCCTTGAGGTTAGAATATACCTGCAATGAAAGTGTTTTGATGGTTTATGACCTTTTTAGCACTGACTCACAGTTCTATCCATTGAATTTTGGTGAGATAGTATTAGACCCCGGTGAAGTTACCACCTTATTCATTGCTTACTTACCGAATAGGTTGGGTTTGTCTTCAGCTCAGTTGGTTTTGCAGACAAGTGTGGGTGGTTTCTTGATAGAAGCCAAGGGTTTTTCTGTTGAATCTCCTCATAGGCTGAGTCCATTGTTGGGTTTGGATTCTGCATCTGATGGGTGGCTGAGTAGGGATTTATCCTTATCTAATCCTTACGATGAAGTCATTGTCCTGGAGGAAGTTTCGGCATTGATTTCAATCTTTGCGAGTAGTGTTTCTTTAGCAATAGAGTCGATCTGTAGGAAACAGAAACCTAATGATTCTAACAAGCATGGATTTTCAAACGTTGATAGGAAACTATCGGAAATTATGAATGTGGCTGTGAGGCCTCTTGGAAGCTGGTTAATTAGTCCTCAAAAAACTCAAAAGATTTTCGAAATGACCTTCTCTCCTGATTCAAATGATAAGGTAAATGGGAAAATTTGTATGGAGTTGTTCCGAGAGTCAGATGGAAAGAAGGATATCTTGGTGATCCCTTTTGAAGCAGAACACAATAAGTCAGCAATTTGGAAAGGCACCACCTCTCGACTTTCAGTATACCTCGACACTGTTGGTTCTTGTGAGGCTAGGGAAACCACTATTTCTGTGTCGATAAGAAACCGGGCATCAGATTTAgtgaaaattgttaaaattgatGAAATTACTGATGGCGAAAAGCTTCTGCAGATAAAATACCTTGAAGGACTCTTGCTTTTTCCTGGCACTATCACGCAATCAGCACTGGTGACATATGAAACCTCAAACGTCAAGTGTAAATCCTTCGTTGAGATGCCTGATGTAAGCAAAAACTGTAGGCTAGAACTACTGGTAAATGACTCGATCAACCCTCTCCTTGAAATTCCTTGCCGAGATATTTTTGGTATTTGTCCTAGTCATAAGCGGGAGTCCGTAGCTCGTACGCTTGACATTGTCGATCCTAGCAATGGAACAGGATGTATGACCAGCACTGAACAGTCCTTAACAGTAACCAAG GCACTGGGTGGTGTAGAGGCAGATGATTTTGTTCATGAAGGGCGGAAAGCTCTGAGCACCAAGAGCGGACTTTATCTCCTTCACAACCATGAACTTCTTTTCCCACTGGTTCCAATTGGGAATTATTATGCAAAATCTGtaattgttagaaatcccaGCCAACAACCTGTCATTGTGCAACTTATTCTACACTCCGGGGAAGATATTGATAATTGCGAAACATATTATGGCGGTCATCAACAGTCTTTTTCTCCAAGTAGTTCGTGCTGTACCGATACTACCAGAGTGGGTAGGTATGGGTTTTCACTTGCAGATATTACAGTCACTGAGGCCTTTTTACATCCACATGGAACAGCGTCATTGGGTCCAATCTTATTTCATCCATCTAATAGATGTGAATGGAAGAGTTCAGCTTTCATAAGGAGCAATCTTTCGGGTATTGAGTTGTTATCTCTTCGTGGATTTGGTGGCTCCTTATCGCTAGTCATTCTTGAAGGTTCGGTGCCTATGCAGAGATTGAATTTCAATATGAACCTGCCTTTTCCTCTAAATACATCCTATATCGAGGATTTAAGTTCTTGGTGTCGCAAGCCATTATTAAAGAAGCTAGTTGCTGTAAATACTGGTGATTTTCATTTGAAAATCGAGAGAATAGATATATCAGGAAAAGAATGCGGGTCGGATGGTTTTATCGTACATAATTGTGGGGGGTTTTCCCTGGAGCCTGGTGAATCTATGGAGCTTGAGCTGTCATACCAGTCAGATTTCTCCACGCCGTTACTCCAAAGGGAGCTCGAATTGATTTTGGCTTTTGGAATACTAATAATACCAATGCGAGCAACTCTTCCTGTTCATATGCTTAATTTGTGTAGAAATTCCATCTTTTGGTCACAAGTAAAGGGTTATAGTTTGGCCTTTGTTCTTCCTGTTCTCATAATCTGTCTCCTCTTTTGGTTCATCATGCTCTCTGGttccatgaacaatgaaagtTGTCAGAAGAATGAAGAGGCCATTATTCCATGTAAGTCCGGCCATATAGAACCGGGGATCATTTCAGAACATACAGATCAATCAGTGGACTGGTGTAACGAAATTAGCCCTTCATCGAATGGGGTGAAAAAGAGTGATTTTTCACCTGGTTTCCCTTTAAAGTCTGATTCTGTTGATAGTTCTGCCAAATGCGAGGCAGCAGAACAACCTGTTCATTTGACAGTTAAAACTcgtaaagaaaagaaaaggcgTTCAAGAAGGAAAAACACTCTTTTCGAAGTTTCGAGCAGCCAAAGTGGGAATTCTACACCAACATCACCACTCTCCCCTATCACAACATTGTCTCCTCCCGAAATATGTTCTCCGTCTCGTGATAAGTTGCAACCTAATGATTCCTTCAGCCCTGAAACAGTAGCTTCAACAACAGTTCCTGAAAATCAGAATCGGGAATCTAATGTTACGTCTAGGATTGCGGGAAGTCGAGCTATGCTTTCACCATCTGCTACATTTCCTGGGACGCGTAATGCCCCATCCAGATTGGCAATTTCCCTACTTGCTCGTGCTCCTGGACCAAGAATCGATTCACCGAAAGCAGTACAACCCGAGAAAAACAGTAGGGCAGAGGATGATAGGTTTACTTATGATATTTGGGGTAACCATTTTTCAGGAGTTCATCTTTGTATGCCAAATAGTTCATATAACATAAGTTCTGGAAATGTAAGTTATTCTAGTAGTTTCTTTATTCGAAATCCGCGAGAAACTCTCATGGAAAACTCTCAACCTCCATATGTAAGTAACTTTGGTGATGATGGGTAA